A segment of the Polyodon spathula isolate WHYD16114869_AA chromosome 17, ASM1765450v1, whole genome shotgun sequence genome:
ACCTGAGATGAGTTTCCTTGAGTACTAGGGGTAGTAGCAGCTCTACATTAGTCCGAGTAGGGAGGGAGAAGTTGTTGGAACATGTACAAGTCCACTCATTGTCTGCAAaaataatattctattttattaagGGGACGCAAGAATGGCATTTACatacgttatataaaaaaataaatctgttggGGCTACCACTAGTCATGTCACTAACAGGTTTTTCTCAGCATGtggaaaaatgtgtgtgtgtgtgtgtgtgtgtgtatagatgtatgtagtgcaatgcttcagaactttaaaaataaattttaatattaattgtatttgaaaaaatgtgCAGACGGCagtacacattttcacaaaatgctgCAGTGCAAATAAATTCAACCGGTCAACTAAAAGGCTTTGGAACACCAATAGATTCCGGTTCGTGTCGCAAGGAATGTAGAAATTGGTAGCTTGCCATTACCACTGGCAGGCTTAAAATAAAGACATCATGTTAAAACAATGGCAAGAGTTCCTGGCCATGTTATGTATCCATggtgatattttttgttttgctgttggcCTCTCGTAATGgaaaaaaagttagtttttttaaaaagcttttagaGAATTAAAATGTGCTAATCTGCAGCTATTTTTTTCAACctagtatttttttataatcatgGAAATGTGTGCTTTTTTCTACTTATGTCAGAGTAGAATTCTAGACAATACTTAGTTCAAATGCCAGCATGAAAGCACAGTACACAGGATGAAAATAAGGTAAGATTTGTATTTTGAAAACTTTGTCATTATCTGGACACTTGCCAACATCACTACTTTGTGAAATAAAGAGCACAATAGTTACAAATGGTCTGAATTGCCCATTGTGTGCATTTATGTGCCCAACTGCAACTAGGAAATTCAAATCTGTAATGCAAGGAAATTAATGTTGCGATTAATGGACAGTCATGAATGACTGCTGACAGAGTGGATGGTAATATTTGAAAGACGCCAATCAATAGACAAAGTCAGGAGCAAGCAGTTTGCATAGACTGGACCAATGTGCAGGGAGTGGTGTGGACGGTGTTCTACATCCTATTAAAGTGATCACACCCTGTGGTTTACATTTGCCACCTccattttgaaatacatttattccAGTTACCTTTCTGGCTCTTTGGTTTCTGTGTAGGTGTGGACAGATACATTGGCTCTCCTTCCTAAATAAGAGAAGATATAGCAGTAAATTTCTAAATATGTGTGCCTTTAAGACAGAAGAGTTCTTCAATACAATGTTTAAATTGGCATCCGTTTCATATAGAAATGACTAAGTAACTAACTTCCCCTGGAAAGCTAATTTCTTACAGCTAGTTTTAActgttaattgcttttttttaggTCACATTAGGCTATAAAGTTCAAATTCaaataataacttttttgtttttcatgtaacCATGGCAACACCccaagatttattttttgctgttagCACTTATACTGTCATGAGATCATAACAAACAACTGGCTAATAATGTCCTCTAGGTACACAAACTGTCCCAGCACACCATGGTAATTATAAGTAGGGTTCTTAACAATGGAAAAAGCCAGCTACATTAACAAACTAACCACAAAAACTGATCAAACAGAGTTGTTATTGCTGAGCTTTTCAGTGTAACTGGTTAACTTCAAAAGCAGTTTATAATAATTGTTCTCTGGCTTTGCTTACGTCTGTTGCAGACCCAGTGATAGTGTCATTCCAACATGCCACAAGAGAAAACTAATCAAGGGACCCACGAGATCATGAACTTGCTAAAATGTGTAAACAAcgacagtataatcgtaaatctcaacagactactcgcttctaaatcttttgtagtcatttttgtattactttagtataaatacatgttaatttggattcatatgttgtttttatgtgaacgaaaagacacatctgcccgttttcccattggaaatagtgatattttgaaatatcattgtcctggtcacaaaagcaaagtttgtggggaataatagccattttctatacttcagaggcataagcaattaggaaataacacttactacccaggaaccaaaaaaataataatttgttacacagtgtcatCGGTTAACTGAAACAACAGCAACAGAAATATACATCAGAATTACATTAGAACAAAATGGAGTGTACTTCACATGTGTTGAGAATGGTCTGTGCACTTACAGCATGGTACTTGAACATAAGAAAACTCCCTGTTATGATATTTATGATAGGTAGCCAGAGTATTTACTGTACATGAAGGGAAATAGACGTATGATTTTGTTACCATAAACCAATGGATGGTTGAAATTGTGTAGCTAATACAGCAGTTAAATCCAATGCTTTCAGATTAAACATTCTTGTATTATAGGATGGTTGTGGCTGCTGCCCTGGGTTGCTTTGGAAACAAGGGTCCAATTTTCCACTGGGTAAATTGCCCATGTAATAAATGGTTTGGAGTGGACAATTTGCCCGCattttgcccacagtggaaattACAGTATAGGCCCATACATCTTATGATGTAGGACTCCTGTTGAATAAATGAACCTTCTTGTATGTGGGGGTGTGCTGTTAACAAGCTCAGCACCCTTTGCAAGCTGGTTTTACCCTGCTCTTCATCTGCTGGATTTCCTCCTTTAGCTTGCCATTATCAGCCACCAGGCCCTTCTCCTCCCTGGATTGCTGTGGGTGGTATAAGCCAGCCTCCTCTCTGCTTCACATCTGGATAAATCAGCTTCCTCTGCAGCTCTGCAGCACAAGGTCACCCTCTGCTGGCAGATGTGGACTTTCTGCTTCAACTGGGAGAACCAAAACACACTTCTGAACTTGGATAACTAAGGAAAATATTATTGTAACccagcaaacaaatacaaataatgttgATTTGAATTTGATCAGATAATTTTAATGCCTTAAAAACAGTGGTCTTGCCATGTATCAATATAACAGCATTCTGTAATGAGTATTATTCCCTGAAATAATTTTTGATTGGGTGAAGCCAGCTCAATCCTGCCACTACACTAGAAACATGTCTacgattatttatttcagcattttttttttttttttttttttttttttttttttttgcaaaactccaaaaatgctaattcaaaagcattcataccctaacaatgaaaattaaattaatagctagttgaggcatctttagcaataataacctctcttaaacgattaggatatttgtcaatgagcttttggcatgattattgatttttgaccattcttccacGTAAAATTGTTCCAGTTTGTTCAAATTCCTAgcacttctcttgtgcacagccttctttgACTCATaacaaagattctcaatcagattttgATTGACACCTTCACAATGCAATATTTGACCTCTGGTAGAAATGGAAATCCCAGTTTCACTTacagacaattcactttgaatatctttggtagtcaatctcggattgttattgaccttcctcacaattcttctacttgttattggtgaaagaaccttctttcttccagactgaggggggcttaggttctgcattatcatattgaaatttctagcaccttgttaATATAGACAATACTAtaatagcatcaaagggtatcaatattttggaattagcattttttgagttttgctacGAACCTTAAAAATAGTCATTAAggaagtatatatattatatatattatatatataatatatatttgaaactTAAGCTTCAAACTTTGTTACACTGTTTATAATGTTCACATATTCAAGAGTAATTTTCTGGACCGGCTACCACGTTTGTACATTAAAATTTTCACATTCCATAAAGTATGGTCATGTCACAATTCCTCCACTCCACTGTATACCACAGTGTCCTAGACCTTGTTATAGGGTAGGATACTTCCATAGCAGTAAACACATGttgctctgtgctgtgtgggaaTGACTCCTGTGTTGACTGCAGGCAGGTCACATGTTGTTAAGGGAAACTGGAGCAGGGTAGACAAGGGCTGCAGATGTCAGTTTCAGTCACCCAGGCACATGGGGTGGCCAGCTGACTGAAGAGGACAGAGGCAGACTGGCAGAAGCTTCAGCTCACGATTCCAGCCATGCACAGCTCAATGAATTAATGAATAACCAAAGAAACGGGttattatttcaaaatgcatGCATAACCGGAGGTTGGCTCAAAATGCTATACCTCCTTTTATGGGTGTCAAATATGTTTACTCAGCTAATTCATTAAACAGCCCTGGGTGGCTGAATTTTCACTTGTCATTTTACAGCTGCCAATCGCTTTCTCTGCATGTAAAAGAATTTCGAGTCtcgtatttgttttgtattacattcaACTAATTTTAATGTCATAGAACACTAAACAAGCAGGACTCCTAGatctgtatttatatatgtaaatgtatcatctttaaaaaaaaaaaaaaaaaaaaaaataatgtgtttgtcaCCTTCAACTCATGTTCACTCTTCCTGCTGTcataaaaacacaggaaaagcTACTCTTAACATGATCAGTCATGCCGTTTAAAAGTAACAGAAGAAAGGCTGGTATTTATGAAATTATAATGCTGTTGAAACTCCCCGTCTACAAATAATCAAGGGTGGTATAATAGACTGACAACAGTCACACAGCACAATTCTATGTGTTGACCTACATACACAGCTAAAATGCACACCTGTTTTTCATATAGCATTTCAACTACTCTTCCATTTTAAACATAGTCCATGAATGGCTCATGGTGTAGGAATGTTGGCCAATAGTCTGCCCTGTCATGAATCTTTGTCTGTTGTGATATTGGGCACTGCTCCTTTGTATTGAAGCTTCAGTACTAAGGTTCCTCCCACGGGTCAATAACAAATCCATTGTGGATTATTTCAACCCAATCAACACTTCAGGGTGTTAATGCATCTTTATAATCTATTTGTAATTGAACTTCAAACAATGATTCCTCTCTGTACTAAAAATAGGACACCAACTGACTTAAAAAACTTGAAATGAAGTTGGCTACTCTGTATATGCTTAGCGACATATTAGAAAAGCTTAAAACAACACCTAACCAGTGACACATAAGACTCATAAGTTGGCTGTTAGAGAAATCCCACACTGCTATTCACAGACATTATAAAACCCATAAACACCAATATGTTAATTGATGATGACATTTTATTATCTACAGATGTTGGTTTTACTTCTAAATATGCAAGACACATTATGGGCTTTACAGTTGAGGCTTCTTGTAACTATGCTGATAATCCTAAAACTGtaatgacattttattaaaaaaaaaaaaaaagcctgatgtTAAACATTCTTACAAAATACtgcttctatttatttatctttatgcAGAATatgaaccccccacccccccaaaaaaaaaagttgttacagCATCACAGGATTCTAAAACATGTAACTTAAAGAATTACCATAACCCCCCCACCAAATCCAGAATTatgtgctgctgctgcacatCTACAGTCAAAGAAAACACATGAAATGCCCTTTTCAGCTATGTTTACAATTATCCATAAACCAAATTAGGAAACTCCATGTCTCAGCTTAGTACAACTTTTTGCATCTTCACATTTTCAGTCACTGTCATCAGAGCCGCGATCTGAAGCCTCGTTATTGGACCTCTCTGGCTCGGATTCGTTTCCGGACGCCCGTGCTGAGGCTTCATTATCAGAGCCCCTGTCTGAATCTGCAGCAGGAGAAGCTGGGCGGGACTCATCATCCGAACCCCCAGAGCGGCTTTTTTTGGATCGAACAGAATCGTTATCGGACTGGTCTGAGTCTGACTGCTGTTTCCTCTTCCTAACCGGCTGATCGCTGCCAGAATCATCATCAGATCTCTGGCTACCAGACCTTTGAGGGCTTCCTGCTGCCTCACTGTCAGACCTCTTCCTCTCTTCATCAGACTCGCTCTCTGACACAATGCGCTTCCTGTGCGACTGTTCATTATCATCGTCATCCTCAGATCCACTATCTCTTGGATTTCTagacattggaaaaaaaaaaaaaaaagacctgctttatcaaaatcatttattacattattcaaTAGGAGTTATAACTCTAATGAGTCAATTTTAAGAAGTGTTTTTGGGGTCTAAGGGTCTAAACTTGGTCTTACCGGTCCTCAGCAATTTTAAGTCCATCCTCATCTGAAGACTCTGAAGAGGAAATTATTGCCTTTGACTTGATCTTCCCTTTCAATGAAGGCGGCATACGATCAGGCTATAAAATGAATAAGATTTATATGATCTGTGCACAGAATTACAAGCATTATTTCTGCAGTGAAAAAAGGAATATTACATTGCAACAGCCTTTATGCTGATCAaaaattttcaattaaaaaaaaaagttatatatcaTGCATGATACTTGTTGCCATTCTCTAAATTTGTCAAGCTTTATGATGTTTGAGACAAAACAAACCTTCTCAATCCTCTTGCGTTCTCTAGGCTTGCGTTGTTTCTTAGATCTTGAGGAACCTTCCTCATCATCACTTCCATCCTCTTCCTTTTGTGGTCTTAAAAACAACATAGAAAAATGTGTTGCAGCATCCGACATATACTAAAGTGACAAGATCAATGCAAAGACCTTACCTTCTAATTTAATAAGTGTCTCAGTGCTTTACACCAAGTTTCATTAAATGTTATTACCTGTTATAATACGTTAGAACATGGCCTGACCAGCATTAAAATTGCTATTTTCAAGGGCACTATCTCATACCTTCTCCTCTTCCTTGGTTTCTTCTCTCCATCATCAGCCTCCTCTTGATCACTTCCACTGCCTCCCttccttctctttttcttctttgaagGCAAATCCTCATCAGAGTCATCATTAACAAACTCGTCAAATTCAGAAGCTTTCTTGGAAcgctacaaaaaaacaaacaaacaaaaaaaacacaggtaaatGCCATCCTTTTATGGCCTTACATCTGTTTCTGCAAATACATGGGTTAGATTCACCATGTAACAAATCTGAACTAGATCTTTTCAACAACTAATTGGACGAATGGTTAAATACGATACATATCTGGTTCTCTTGCTCACCCAAAGTGCTCATAATTGTTATGGAGATAGTGTCAGCAATACATGCAATGTATTCTTAAAGTAGTCATTCTAAGGCTCAAAGATGCATTGTTGTGCACTCACCCTGCCGCCTCCACCTCCTCTCTTCTTCTCTTTGATCTCCTTGCCTCCGTTTGCAAATGACAGGAGGTTCCTGGTCTTCTCCACGTACTGTGCTCTCTGCTCCAGCAGCTTCTTCTGCTCTTCAACCTCTTTATTACGCTTATCTTCctggaagtttaaaaaaaggagGACACTGTTGATAcatatgtgtgtattatatatatatatatatatatatattatatatatatatagatatatatatatatatatatatatatattaaaacatacacTTAAAATGAGGCGGTTACAAGTTTTAGAAACCTTCAAAATACATTTGACCCTACATGAAAACTAGAAAAAACAGCGTCATGACACATCAATCATCAGCTCTGAAAAGCCTATCATATTTCCCCTGGGCTCTCTTGCGCTGACCCGGGATATTCAATTATCACAATATAAAGAATATGAGAAGTCACACTTATAACTATCAAGACTGATCCAGTGGCAATTTAGCAAATTATGGCACCACTCCGAAATGGAAGAGTAAAACGTATAATCCTATTCTGGAATGAAAACTGTTACATCGATTGCAGAATAAGCAGCTGAAATACTCAGATTGTCAAAAGGCTAAATAAGTTACAGTATAGAATGATACAGACCATCTGTTTGAACTGCTGTGCCCGGAGAACCTCCCTTTCCTGTTCCTGTTTAGAACGAAGCTCCTTCTCCTCTTCATCCTGCTTGCGGGCTCGAGCCACATGGTACTGCGCCTGGCTGAGCAAATCCGAGCACTGCCTGAAATAGTGtggaaaaagaaaatcatatACGGAAACAATAGCAACAACGTAGAGATATTACGACAGAACCCTTACTGACTGCAATTTAAATAGGGTATCATGTATGTTGCCAGGGCAAAATTCTACTAATAATGCTCacatctttcatttttttatttatgaattaattaattaacattgtCATCTAAACTGTAGAATTATTTTGCAGTATGAAAAATAACTGTTCCCAGTTTGAAACTAAATCTAACAGGAGTTCCATTAAATAATCCACTTTCCTGAAAGATTCTGAGCTTCTTCCTTTAAAACGAGGAAAGAGATACCCACCTGGCTTCAGTTGACGCAAGCACCAAGTCAAATCGCATCTTGTCTCCAGCTTTGCTGAGGTAACCAAAGTACCTGCATTCCatgaaaaaaaagcacagtgaataAGTAGCAATACACAAAATCAGcatgcacatttaataaacagttcTAGGGCACAGAAGCAACAGGTTTACCTGTGGGCTAGTTCAAGCTCTTTGACGGCACAGAGTACAGCCTTTAGATTACTCTTCTCGTCTTTCAGCACGAGCGTAGCCAGTCTCTGTAGTACTAAAGCCACGTTAAACATCAGCACAGTGTCATTGGGAGCAACATGCCGGGCCTGGGAATGAAATTCAAGAagagtttttaaatataaattgattGTTTACGTAAGAGCCCAGTAAACAGCCCCTTTACATAAGTCATCAATAGATATCTAATAACCGAAAGACAATTACCTTGAGCAGGGTATGCTTGCACTCCTGTAGTTTACCACATTTGAATAAGGCCCGAGACAAGTAAAGCAGCACCTCCGTGTTCTGATGTTTGTAGAACTTTTTCAGGCAGTTTTCATACTTTAGAAGAGCACACAATAAAGAATTGCATTTAGAAAGGGGATCGCTAAACATTTATctattaacatttttgtaaatcaCCCCCAAAACACTTCATttatatgaaaatgtttgtttggaTAATTATCagataattaattattaaaatgttttactaaaatATCAGTCTCACAAATACTTTTACACGTGGCCAACTTATCTTCAGCAAAAACATACTAAATAGCGAGATACTTACCATCTGTACTGCACTGATGTACTGTTTCTGCTCCACATAGATGTGTGCCAGGTTCAGCCAGACATCGCTGATCTCTGCTGTAGCTTCCCTAACCTGGGCAAAAACATCTCGGGCCTCGCGATAATATCCCTTATGTGCAAGGACAGCACCTAAAAAAAGATGGGGTTGGATTGGTCATACAAAAAAAGTGTAAGTTTCACCATTTCAATTCAGCGAAGTCCTTCAGGATATTGCAAAGGAGATGCGGATAACAGTATACCAACCTATGCCATTTGCAGCATACAAGTTCTTGGAGTCATTTCGCAGCACTTGTTTATAGATGGCCAAAGCACGATCCTGATGCCGCTTTTCCTAataagaaagggggggggggacaaataaatactaaacatggaccatgatatacagtatctgaTCTCCAgagataaatacataaaacaaatgtgaacTTCATCTCAGAGCCACTATACCTTTTCCCTGTCTCTGGTTGGCTGGTGGAGGGTCTGAAGCCATACATTGCCCAGAGCCAACATGGAGTATGTGTCATTCTGAGTGGAAGGTTGTTTAAGGATCCTCTCAAACTTCTTCTGGCCTGGACCCCATTCTTGTTTGGCCAAGTGAAGATTTCCTATTAGAGACCAAGCATCTGGATGGTCCTACGGGTGGAGAGAAATGTGTAAGCATTCAATACACTTAACTGTAGTCTAATGAAAATACAactcagaattaaaaaaaattccaaattCATTTCACATATGAAGTCTTATTTCATTCCAACAAGAGACTATTCTAACAGTCAACATGTCACTcaatatttatatgtgtgtgtttctgagatTTACACTGTATAGTAGCATACCTGGTTAATCTGTAGAGCCTCTTTGAACCAGTCAGACGCTTCATAAAAGTTCCCCTTGTCTCTTGCCATCGCCCCCAGCCGTAAATagcctgaaaaataaataaatacaaattgatgTTTATGACTCTTGAAATTCCTCATTCCAAGgataagtaaaaaaatacatttgattacgATTAAGTCAAGTCAAATACTGTTTGCCCTATACGCATACAGGAATCAGCAAGTCAGGTAAATTCACTTCTTCAAATGGAGCTCAACAGGCCACTAAATTAAATTTACAGATCAGTGGGATATACTTACAATCCACATAATTGGGATGCTCCCTCAAGACATTCTTGTAAAGCTTTTCTGCTTCATGGAATTCATTCATGGCTTCATACAGCCTGGCCAGATTATAGGAAGTGGTTACAGAGATTGCATTGTAGTAATGCTCATCATGTTCTCCTTCTGCTTTGGCACGTTCCAGAGAAGCCAAAAAGTATTTctgataaaaaacaaagaattcaGTCCATTAACAAAACAACCTGACAACTAAATACAACTAAACTATACTTGTATCGAACTACAGTCAAACCAACTTAcaacgtacctgggatataacgtacacgctgatataaagaaccagtatcatggaaccaaataaaatcatattaaatcctgtttaaattctccttttagtacaTACTCTTTCCCGTTATTACGCACACACCAGGATGGCACGCCGTCGTCTGTGCTGCGCATATTGCGTACTCGTGGGCCTACTTCTTGCTGTATGAACTTGACCTTGATCTCTACTACgtaatttatgcagtattatcatggT
Coding sequences within it:
- the LOC121329966 gene encoding RNA polymerase-associated protein CTR9 homolog translates to MSRGSIEIPLRDTDEVIELDFDQLPEGDEVISILKQEHTQLHIWIALALEYYKQGKTEDFVKLLEAARIDGNLDYRDHEKDQMTCLDTLAAYYVQQARKEKNKDAKKELITQATLLYTMADKIIMYDQNHLLGRACFCLLEGDKMDQADAQFHFVLNQSTNNIPALLGKACISFNKKDYRGALAYYKKALRTNPGCPAEVRLGMAHCFVKLSKLEKARLAFGRALELNSKCVGALVGLAVLELNSKEADSIKNGVQLLSRAYTIDPSNPMVLNHLANHFFFKKDYSKVQHLALHAFHNTEVEAMQAESCYQLARSFHVQEDYDQAFQYYYQATQFASSTFVLPFFGLGQMYVYRRDKENAAQCFEKVLKAYPNNYETMKILGSLYAASEDQEKRDIAKGHLKKVSEQYPDDVEAWIELAQILEQTDIQGALSAYGTATRILQEKVQADVPPEILNNLGALHFRLGNLGEAKKYFLASLERAKAEGEHDEHYYNAISVTTSYNLARLYEAMNEFHEAEKLYKNVLREHPNYVDCYLRLGAMARDKGNFYEASDWFKEALQINQDHPDAWSLIGNLHLAKQEWGPGQKKFERILKQPSTQNDTYSMLALGNVWLQTLHQPTRDREKEKRHQDRALAIYKQVLRNDSKNLYAANGIGAVLAHKGYYREARDVFAQVREATAEISDVWLNLAHIYVEQKQYISAVQMYENCLKKFYKHQNTEVLLYLSRALFKCGKLQECKHTLLKARHVAPNDTVLMFNVALVLQRLATLVLKDEKSNLKAVLCAVKELELAHRYFGYLSKAGDKMRFDLVLASTEARQCSDLLSQAQYHVARARKQDEEEKELRSKQEQEREVLRAQQFKQMEDKRNKEVEEQKKLLEQRAQYVEKTRNLLSFANGGKEIKEKKRGGGGGRRSKKASEFDEFVNDDSDEDLPSKKKKRRKGGSGSDQEEADDGEKKPRKRRRPQKEEDGSDDEEGSSRSKKQRKPRERKRIEKPDRMPPSLKGKIKSKAIISSSESSDEDGLKIAEDRNPRDSGSEDDDDNEQSHRKRIVSESESDEERKRSDSEAAGSPQRSGSQRSDDDSGSDQPVRKRKQQSDSDQSDNDSVRSKKSRSGGSDDESRPASPAADSDRGSDNEASARASGNESEPERSNNEASDRGSDDSD